In Toxoplasma gondii ME49 chromosome VIII, whole genome shotgun sequence, a single genomic region encodes these proteins:
- a CDS encoding acetyltransferase, GNAT family protein (encoded by transcript TGME49_230060): MPLAPSVGSRVVQGAMAEDGRSKAPKAANKSGKLKKQEKASRRLKREEQRAAAAAVEQTVRTAKGLANFFALATPNRRFRGGQGASAASGQQPQEKPVEKRDFAIYDCPAPALLAVNASLSEEIFKITSENMKNLYNKVNFMEKGWDDDFKRKELTHEDARLLVVLTEADETSTPVSRESDDSAALKDVSPHRLAGFLHYRFEVEEATAVVYVYELQIKRAYQRMSVGRRLMLLLELAARAFNKANGPLKFDKLMCTVIKENEGAVRFYKTLCGFVVDESDPSNFVNEKLQEQLLHALQKSSKGSAAAKMLEQAQEEEEEDEECEYEILKKNL; encoded by the exons ATGCCTCTCGCACCCAGCGTGGGTTCCCGCGTAGTTCAAGGAGCAATGGCAGAAGATGGTCGTTCCAAGGCGCCGAAGGCGGCGAACAAGTCCGGGAAAttgaagaagcaggagaaagcCAGTCGCCGTCTGAAAcgggaagaacagagagccGCTGCTGCGGCAGTTGAACAGACCGTCCGTACAGCTAAGGGACTCGCTAACTTCTTCGCGCTGGCGACGCCGAACCGGCGTTTCCGTGGAGGCCAAGGAGCCTCGGCTGCTTCAGGTCAACAGCCTCAGGAGAAGCCTgtcgaaaagagagacttcGCGATCTACGACTGTCCCGCGCCGGCGCTCTTGGCGGTGAATGCCTCCCTCAGTGAAGAGATCTTCAAGATAACCAGCGAGAACATGAAGAACCTGTACAACAAAGTCAATTTCATGGAAAAGGGATGGGACGACGACTTCAAGCGGAAGGAACTCACTCACGAAGACgctcgcctcctcgtcgtGCTGACGGAGGCAGACGAGACTAGCACTCCTG TTTCCCGCGAGTCCGACGACAGTGCCGCGCTCAAGGATGTTTCTCCCCATCGTCTTGCTGGATTCCTTCACTACCGATTCGAAGTTGAAGAGGCGACTGCTGTGGTGTACGTCTACGAACTTCAAATCAAG AGGGCCTACCAGCGCATGTCTGTAGGGCGTCGGTTGATGCTTCTCCTGGAGTTGGCGGCGCGTGCCTTCAACAAAGCCAATGGTCCTTTGAAATTCGATAAATTGATGTGCACTGTGAtcaaagagaacgagggtGCCGTGCGGTTCTACAAGACTCTCTGCGGGTTCGTGGTAGACGAGAGCGACCCGTCCAACTTCGTCAATGAGAAGCTCCAAGAacagctgctgcatgcactgcagaAGAGCAGCAAGGGCAGCGCCGCAGCGAAGATGCTCGAGCAAGcacaggaggaggaggaagaagacgaagaatgCGAATACGAAATCCTGAAAAAGAATCTATAA
- a CDS encoding hypothetical protein (encoded by transcript TGME49_230040~Signal peptide predicted by SignalP 2.0 HMM (probability 0.933) with cleavage site probability 0.719 at residue 22) yields the protein MRLFTAKRMQFLFAASLRSAAAAKKKRPLSLVGTASANGEKKFTRLSAGETGVVQFVWSLWIICGPHPDEESFTKAGCDALRSLTPLPYFSVGRVVFSREELLSCPRRASFHRVYVHTWPVGFVSAALAVSSDATHFSSLCEEALQILSATHLRYFYGVDPSWFRGPIRCCEEEFSS from the coding sequence ATGCGCCTATTCACGgcaaaacgcatgcagtttctcttcgccgctTCACTACGATCCGCGGCAGccgcaaagaagaaacgcccCCTTTCACTTGTCGGTACGGCCTCCGCGAACGGTGAAAAGAAATTCACGCGCCTTTCTGCGGGTGAAACTGGAGTTGTTCAGTTCGTTTGGTCTCTCTGGATCATCTGCGGCCCCCACCCCGATGAGGAGAGTTTTACGAAGGCTGGTTGTGACGCCCTGCGCTCACTGACTCCGTTGCCTTACTTTTCCGTCGGCAGAGTCGTCTTTTCACGGGAAGAGTTGCTTTCCTGTCCAAGGAGAGCCTCATTTCAtcgagtgtatgtacacacgTGGCCGGTGGGTTTCGTGTCTGCGGCACTGGCTGTGTCAAGTGACGCAACTCACTTTTCCTCACTTTGTGAAGAGGCTCTTCAGATTCTTTCCGCGACACATTTACGCTATTTTTACGGAGTCGATCCCTCTTGGTTTCGGGGCCCGATTCGCTGTTGTGAAGAGGAGTTTTCTTCGTGA
- a CDS encoding kinesin motor domain-containing protein (encoded by transcript TGME49_230020), with product MRNSVRVAVRTRPTPNFNDKIFCIDEEQGTIDVTVPSRNDVSHFKFDKMFHNAPQERVFDDCVRDIITSVMEGYNGTVMVYGQTGAGKTFTMSGGPRNFELRGIIPRAISAIYEEVSNRPETAYTIRISYTEIYTEFMYDLLSSLSVGKQSGNELQIQEDAKGGLFVRGLTLRLAATEEEALNHFFEGDMNRAVAGHTMNAQSSRSHCIFSIYIEGKSRVESNDRIVTSKLHLVDLAGCERVKKTKSDGILLRESSYINKSLSFLEMVVVALGERGRDHIPYRSSRLTHLLKDSIGGNCRTCMITNIWPEPQHMEETISTLRFSTRMMRVSNRAVVNVQIDPLSLLRKYEREIRSLKQELQMQNNLCGRTQVAYEALSPDEKEEMKKTAQAFFEGGTELIEIVSLRQVNELMRIMRELYQEALVPKRDAQDSHPESVTGVSAQDPSDGQIGKQRHVRVAASSASGSSAATKENMGAATATLKAQPTSVVVKPGPMHVGVDDPGSGGVSLGIDPDQSIRETRQSMERNDSPQQSFYDNTKPRQSLKDGSPSRLPRAREGDLVDRKQAYFDFKQGEGKIYEDSFMQIRHELNEKRSAFTALAASITVYVDEMEALKEKLRIKQEAAEELTMVVPGTDGQRVVDEEEFVLMKKLKETKNKIRAAMKERKNIKAALTQGEHEIARCKVELVNAFSAWYRAHVSPVA from the exons ATGCGGAACAGCGTTCGAGTCGCCGTCAGGACGCGGCCCACGCCTAACTTCAATGACAAAATATTCTGCATCGATGAAGAACAGGGGACAATCGACGTGACAGTGCCTTCCCGAAATGACGTGTCCCATTTCAAATTCGACAAAATGTTTCACAACGCTCCGCAGGAGCGTGTCTTCGACGACTGCGTCCGAGACATAATCACCAGCGTCATGGAGGGTTACAACGGCACGGTTATGGTCTACGGACAG ACGGGAGCGGGAAAGACCTTCACGATGAGTGGCGGTCCTCGTAATTTTGAGCTACGTGGTATCATCCCGCGAGCAATCAGTGCCATCTATGAGGAGGTATCAAACCGACCAGAGACCGCATATACAATTCGCATCTCGTACACTGAAATATACACAGAATTCATGTACGacctcctctcgtctctgtctgtcggcAAGCAATCGGGCAACGAGCTGCAG ATTCAGGAAGATGCGAAAGGAGGCCTGTTCGTACGAGGTTTGACTCTCCGCCTAGCTGctacagaagaagaagcgttgAACCACTTCTTTGAAGGCGACATGAATCGGGCCGTTGCAGGGCATACGATGAACGCTCAATCGAGCAGATCTCACTGTATTTTCAGCATCTATATTGAGGGCAAATCTCGAGTCGAATCGAACGATAGAATCGTGACTTCCAAGCTTCACCTGGTGGATCTGGCTGGCTGCGAACGAGTCAAGAAAACAAAGTCGGATGGCATCCTACTAAGAGAGAGCTCCTATATAAACAAgtctctgtcctttctcgAAATG GTTGTTGTGGCGCTGGGAGAGAGGGGCCGGGATCACATCCCTTATCGATCCTCCAGATTGACTCACCTTCTCAAGGACTCTATTGGCGGTAATTGTCGGACATGCATGATCACTAACATCTGGCCGGAGCCGCAGCACATGGAAGAAACGATCAGTACCCTCAGATTTTCGACGCGAATGATGCGC GTGTCCAACAGAGCGGTTGTCAACGTGCAAATTGATCCGTTATCGCTCTTGCGAAAGTACGAGCGTGAAATCCGCTCGCTGAAGCAGGAACTGCAAATGCAAAACAACCTCTGTGGCAGAACACAAGTG GCGTATGAAGCACTTTCTCCtgacgaaaaggaagagatgaAAAAGACGGCCCAGGCATTCTTCGAAGGCGGAACAGAACTTATTGAGATCGTTTCCCTCAG GCAAGTAAATGAGTTGATGCGAATCATGCGCGAGCTATACCAGGAAGCTCTTGTCCCGAAGCGAGATGCACAAGACAGTCATCCGGAATCAGTTACAGGTGTATCAGCACAAGATCCAAGTGACGGACAGATTGGCAAGCAGAGACATGTGCGAGTCGCAGCATCTTCCGCTTCAGGGAGCTCTGCAGCAACGAAAGAAAACATGGGAGCAGCCACGGCGACACTGAAGGCTCAGCCGACTTCCGTTGTTGTGAAGCCGGGGCCGATGC ATGTTGGCGTGGATGATCCTGGATCTGGAGGAGTATCCCTCGGCATTGACCCGGACCAGTCCATAAGAGAAACCAGGCAGAGCATGGAGAGGAACGACAGCCCTCAGCAGAGCTTTTATGACAACACCAAGCCGCG ACAAAGCCTAAAAGACGGATCCCCATCTCGGTTGccgcgagcgcgagaggGTGATCTGGTAGATCGAAAACAAGCGTACTTTGACTTCAAGCAGGGCGAGGGGAAGATATATGAAGACAGCTTCATGCAAATTCGTCATGAACTGAATGAGAAACGCTCGGCGTTCACAGCTCTCGCTGCG AGCATTACTGTTTACGTTGACGAGATGGAGGCCCTCAAGGAGAAGTTGCGGATCAAACAAGAGGCAGCCGAGGAGCTCACAATGGTG GTCCCCGGGACGGACGGACAGAGAGTTGTGGATGAGGAAGAATTCGTGCTCatgaagaagctgaaggagacgaaaaacaagaTTAGAGCCGCCatgaaggaaaggaagaacatAAAGGCTGCCTTAACGCAAGGAGAACACGAGATTGCTCGCTGTAAAGTTGAGCTGGTGAACGCATTCAGCGCCTGGTATCGTGCCCACGTTTCACCCGTTGCGTAA
- a CDS encoding WD domain, G-beta repeat-containing protein (encoded by transcript TGME49_230030), translating into MSHVRGPAASPLHEGASSPSVACRVLKGHEDSVVGLDLFCSTFSLRNSHCRWPRRRQYLSSEDEGEAAEYRCGFEGNVSSCRRRASCEKRTDAPFDAAPGPGALKAVDTPSAGSGSPPSPSSVSTPHSTPACPCDAGQFSEALPLTQESLWPPSAEFEGDVPWSFTPWSSSLLASASDDGTVRLWDMREEKAVACIRHPLFLSAGASEDSTSNLGAVKFHPESCRLLYVACSSQLLLFDLSATPFCGARAESPKGLLHASTLDTEKPQGTAAPGHGTQADQRSVAGGGSSASSQEPTERGDNGDKGGVCVFNEAAAIWSMEHYAQLVTDDRRKRLSGKDRKQSVEDVECSEDDDDPLTINDFDLWCPSPQQLRDLKFAASLPGGESLGSPSKPASRRTPTKKKRGVGRSVTTEEASGNAECSALPGYSPVCLALPLDSGEVVVALHRTPLTSVEVAGASAAPVDTVGSQGALGAALQLQRDRLLCMHRSICGVARFRKDSQVPDLVTGGFDFNVNSWNLVEAKPRTSLEMRRAVADLRHHVMPWEEKSSQAKASKGANSGTQGQSIQARNDRQGDTKCLNPPFVVSLAMSPECRRVAVGLGDGHLAVFDYANSSRNARLFPAPSWSSQPHSLSSAALYWASSPSAVHSAAASTAPHGSLGRVSACSALPSSSTRDIGSVLVSCGTDRRLCVFTDSPVTEEASEPRNSRDSSLRLLLQHRLPYKPNCMVCASSCAVAGCSCQLHVPSLSRSAARSGKSGRCCSGTACSATLCGNANPAALRCYVGDVSKDIRVFEFPC; encoded by the exons ATGAGTCACGTTCGAGGTCCTGCCGCGTCTCCTTTGCACGAGGGTGCAAGCTCTCCCTCCGTCGCTTGTCGGGTCCTGAAGGGCCACGAAGACTCCGTTGTAGGCCTTGACCTCTTCTGCTCtacgttctctctccgcaaTTCCCACTGCCGCTGGCCTCGCAGGCGACAGTATCtcagcagcgaagacgagggagaagccgcagaaTACAGGTGTGGGTTCGAAGGGAATGTGTCTTCCTGCCGGCGTCGAGCGAGTTGTGAAAAACGGACAGATGCCCCCTTCGATGCAGCTCCAGGTCCAGGTGCCCTTAAAGCAGTCGACACGCCGTCCGCTGGTTCAGGATCCccgccctcgccttcctctgtctctacACCTCACTCGACACCGGCATGTCCCTGCGACGCTGGTCAGTTTTCTGAGGCCTTGCCGCTCACGCAAGAAAGCCTGTGGCCTCCGAGTGCAGAATTCGAGGGTGACGTGCCTTGGTCCTTCACGCCTTggtcttcgtcgctcctcGCCAGCGCCAGCGACGACGGGACCGTTCGTCTGTGGGACATGCGCGAAGAGAAAgccgttgcatgcatccgGCATCCGCTGTTCCTGTCAGCAGGCGCCTCGGAGGACTCGACCTCGAATCTCGGAGCCGTCAAATTCCACCCTGAATCCTGCCGGCTTCTCTACGTGGCCTGCTCTAGTCAActgcttctcttcgaccTCTCCGCAACACCCTTCTGTGGCGCGCGAGCAGAGTCTCCCAAGggccttctgcatgcgtcgacactcgacacagaaaagccACAAGGGACAGCTGCGCCTGGGCATGGAACCCAGGCAGACCAACGCTCAGTGGCCGGAGGCGGGAGCAGCGCAAGCTCGCAAGAACCgactgagagaggagacaacggagacaaaggcggCGTTTGTGTTTTTAATGAAGCAGCAGCGATCTGGAGCATGGAACACTACGCGCAGCTTGTCACGGATGACAGACGAAAACGTCTTTCaggaaaagacaggaaacaaTCCGTGGAAGATGTGGAGTGTtctgaagacgacgacgatcCCCTCACCATCAACGACTTCGACCTGTGGTGTCCTTCGCCGCAGCAACTGCGAGATCTGAAATTCGCTGCTTCGTTGCCGGGCGGCGAGTCTCTGGGGTCTCCGTCGAAGCCAGCGTCACGCCGGACTCCTACTaagaagaaaaggggggTTGGCCGTTCCGTGACGACGGAGGAAGCTTCTGGAAATGCGGAGTGTTCAGCTCTTCCAGGCTactctcctgtctgtctcgcccTTCCACTCGACAGCGGCGAAGTCGTCGTGGCCCTCCACAGAACGCCCCTCACCTCGGTAGAGGTCGCAGGCGCGTCTGCGGCGCCTGTGGATACTGTGGGGTCTCAGGGTGCTCTGGGCGCCGCTCTCCAGCTTCAACGGGACAGGttgctttgcatgcatcgcaGCATCTGCGGCGTCGCCAGATTTCGAAAAGATAGTCAGGTTCCGGACCTCGTCACAGGAGG CTTCGACTTCAACGTGAACTCGTGGAACCTTGTCGAGGCAAAGCCGCGAACGAGCCTGGAGATGCGACGAGCGGTCGCAGATCTGAGGCACCACGTGATGCCGTGGGAAGAGAAGTCGTCCCAGGCAAAGGCTTCCAAGGGCGCGAACTCGGGAACCCAAGGTCAATCGATACAAGCGCGAAACGACCGCCAGGGAGACACTAAGTGCCTAAATCCgcccttcgtcgtctctctcgccatgAGCCCTGAATGCCGCAGGGTCGCCGTGGGACTAGGAGATGGCCATCTTGCCGTTTTTGATTATGCAA ACTCGTCCCGAAACGCCAGACTTTTTCCTGCGCCATCCTGGAGTAGCCAGCCCCACAGCTTGTCGTCAGCAGCTTTGTACTGGGCTTCGAGTCCGAGCGCCGTTCACTCTGCTGCGGCTAGCACGGCGCCTCATGGTTCTCTCGGTCGCGTTTCCGCATGCAGTGCGCTCCCGTCTAGTTCTACCAGAGACATCGGCTCCGTGCTGGTGAGTTGTGGAACTGACCGCCGTCTGTGCGTTTTCACAGACTCCCCTGTGACAGAGGAGGCGTCGGAGCCAAGAAACTCGCGGGACAGTTCCCTCCGGTTGCTTCTGCAGCATCGTCTTCCTTATAAACCGAACTGCATGGTCTGTGCCAGCAGCTGCGCCGTTGCTGGATGCTCGTGTCAGCTTCATGTGCCGAGTCTCTCTAGGTCAGCAGCGAGATCGGGGAAAAGTGGACGGTGCTGCTcgggaactgcatgcagtgctaCTCTTTGTGGAAATGCCAACCCGGCAGCGCTTCGGTGTTACGTCGGAGATGTCTCTAAAGATATTCGAGTTTTCGAATTCCCGTGCTAG
- a CDS encoding BolA family protein (encoded by transcript TGME49_230070): MATSTSGGAQQTVVEEKLKKALSPAFLKLEDKSCGCGAAYDCVIVSDAFDGKKLLQRHRMVNEALKDELPSIHAFSMQCHTPDEWRSKPAQ, encoded by the coding sequence ATGGCGACCTCTACGTCGGGCGGAGCTCAGCAAACCGTCGTtgaagagaagctgaagaaagcGCTTTCTCCGGCTTTCCTCAAACTTGAGGACAAGAGTTGCGGATGTGGAGCAGCTTACGACTGCGTGATTGTCAGCGATGCATTTGATGGTAAGAAACTTCTTCAGCGCCACCGAATGGTCAACGAAGCTCTGAAAGATGAACTCCCGAGCATCCACGCGTTCTCGATGCAGTGCCATACCCCAGACGAATGGCGGAGTAAGCCGGCGCAGTAA
- a CDS encoding 50S ribosomal protein L3, putative (encoded by transcript TGME49_230050), producing MSACSSFFGRFSGVGAPKPRAIRRDTRLVSAPVLSLSDTVFARTGSGQRSGEDHAASSPSDASRSPERSRQTRSPVLPETLGRSQDAQPPCSPAWRHHSRPSPASSPSLKLSGFLLAGPLRRPGSSAGSSVPPTSALVAHGLVPVSSRAGASKASARFLSTSRFSSRRGVSALLPASYTALGSGAFSQNLVDLGRARPAAFASRRGYDSRWVKRLDRLRESKFYDPAPIIKEEEILEADKIHPLLKKVTPSWNSRRTGLLAYKIGMMSLWDGWGERHAVTVCQVDRCVVMDQRTLDKDGYEACVMGIGYKPIHKVTKPMLGVYIRSQIEPKSRIAEFKCSSDCLLPVGHEMSVRHFTPGQQVFVSGWSKDKGYLGVKKRWGFAGQNASHGVEAKAHSSPGSIGQSKTVNVVWRFKKMAGHAGGDPRVVNCKVFRIEAQRNLIFLKGCVPGYKGSLIKISDARGKTHHRHNRHIPLHFPTFVPEPGVSYPVTLECPDAEQDPFLYPEIAIADKEK from the exons ATGAGCGCGTGCAGCTCCTTTTTTGGAAGATTTTCGGGCGTGGGAGCCCCGAAACCACGAGCTATCCGGAGGGACACAAGATTGGTGAGTGcgcccgttctctctctcagcgaCACGGTCTTCGCCAGGACAGGGAGTGGGCAACGATCAGGCGAAGATCATgcggcttcgtctccttctgacGCCTCGCGGAGTCCAGAAAGAAGCCGCCAGACACGGTCCCCAGTTCTTCCAGAGACTCTTGGCCGGAGCCAGGACGCACAACCACCCTGCTCCCCAGCGTGGAGGCATCATTCCCGGccctctcctgcctcttctccgtcgcttaAACTTTCCGGTTTCCTGCTTGCTGGACCTCTCCGGAGACCCGGTTCTTCTGCTGGCTCGTCTGTTCCGCCAACCTCAGCCCTTGTCGCCCACGGGCTGGTgcccgtctcctctcgcgcagGGGCGTCTAAGGCATCTGCACGCTTTCTGTCGACGTCGAGGTTCTCGTCGCGGCGGGGAGTTTCAGCGTTGCTCCCCGCGAGCTACACCGCTCTCGGCTCTGGCGCATTCAGCCAAAACCTCGTCGACCTCGGCCGCGCCCGGCCCGCAGCGTTTGCCTCCAGGCGGGGCTACGACAGCCGATGGGTGAAGCGTCTCGACAGACTCAGAGAGTCGAAATTCTACGACCCTGCGCCGATCATCAAGGAGGAAGAGATTTTAGAGGCCGACAAAATCCACCCGCTCTTGAAGAAGGTCACGCCCAGCTGGAACAGTCGCAG AACGGGGCTTCTGGCGTATAAGATTGGCATGATGTCCTTGTGGGACGGGTGGGGAGAGCGGCATGCAGTAACAGTCTGCCAAGTCGACCGCTGTGTGGTGATGGACCAGAGGACGCTGGACAAGGACGGCTACGAGGCTTGCGTCATGGGCATTG GGTACAAGCCGATTCACAAGGTGACAAAGCCAATGCTTGGAGTCTACATCCGGTCGCAGATTGAGCCGAAGAGTCGAATCGCAGAATTCAAGTGCAGCAGCGATTGCCTTCTTCCAGTTGGCCACGAAATGTCTGTGCGCCATTTCACTCCGGGACAGCAGGTCTTTGTCAGCGGGTGGTCCAAGGACAAGGGCTACCTGGGAGTGAAGAAGCGATGGGGGTTCGCAG GTCAAAACGCCTCCCACGGTGTCGAAGCCAAGGCTCACAGCAGCCCCGGAAGTATCGGACAAAGCAAGACTGTGAACGTCGTGTGGCGCTTCAAGAAGATGGCCGGGCATGCGGGCGGAGACCCCCGTGTCGTCAACTGCAAAGTGTTTCGCATCGAAGCCCAAAGAAATCTCATTTTCCTCAAAG GTTGTGTACCAGGCTACAAGGGGAGTTTGATTAAAATAAGCGACGctcgaggaaaaacgcaccACAGACACAACCGCCACATTCCCCTCCACTTTCCGACGTTCGTGCCAGAGCCTGGCGTTTCGTACCCCGTCACGCTGGAGTGTCCAGACGCTGAGCAGGACCCGTTTCTGTATCCCGAGATCGCGATCGCGGACAAGGAGAAGTAG